In the genome of Roseiconus lacunae, the window CGTTCATGAGGCATTGGAGATTGACAAGCACGAACCGTTGTTGGGACTTGAACGTTCACTGCGCGAATCCGCAGATCTGGCCAAACTCTTCAAGCTCGCTAAACCACCGAGCGACAAAATCCGAACTACCGAAGTCGTCTTTTCCGATACGAGCATGGCATCGCCCTATGGGGATCAGCCGGTACCATTGACGCACCGAAGCGAAAGCCGAACACATGGCGGTTTCGACAATGACCCGGCAACCATGCAAAGTGTGATTCGCCGGATCAAAGGGGTTCGTTTCGATCATTCGGTCACACGCTTTCCTGATGATCGCGGTGTTCGTGGTGCCAACGTGCTTCCTCGTTCGGCATCGCTCTTTCAGCAACCCGATTCAAACTGCGATTGCTCTGACCCGCCAGCGCCGACACCGGCACCGGGGCCCGACAAGAATCCTTCCCCACCGTCCTTGCAGGGTACACGCAAAGCACTGTGTATTGGGATCGATGAGTATCAGCAACACCCACTCGGTGGCTGTGTCAACGACATGCGAACCTGGGCGTCGGCGTTGCAGCAGCACGACTTTGACGTTGACTGTCTTGTCAATGCGCACGCCACCCGTGAAGCGATCATCAAACGGATGGAAAATCTGATCACAAGTAGCCGGTCAGGAGATTCAATCGTGGTCCAGTTTGCCGGGCATGGGACACAAGTCCCCGACATCGATGGTGACGAAGCCGGTGGCCAGTTCACCCAAGGCTTTGACGAAGCACTCGTTCCGTACGATTATTTGGAAAGACGCGTGGTTCTTGATGATGAAATCGGAGAATTGTGCCGGCAAACTCCCAACGGAGTGACGTTGACGCTGATTTTCGATTGCTGCCATAGCGGAACTGCGACGCGAATGTTCATGAATCAGTCCGTCGCGTTAAACGCCGGTGAACGGGCTCGCTTTATTGATCCAGCGTATTTCGTTTCTCGCAAGGCTGTCATCGGGACACGAAAGGCTGTCATCAGCACCAGAAAAGCTGTCATCGGTACCAGAGACTACAAGATTGGCACGCGAGACTATTCCAACGAACGCTATCTCGCGCCGGGTACCCGGAGCGCCGAAGATGCTTATCAGGGGGCCTCCGAAGTCTTGTTTACCGCTTGCCGCAGTGACGAAGTCGCTTTGGAAAGTAACGGCCAAGGGGAGTTCACACGTCGCGCGGTCGCGGTGCTTAACCAGGCGGGTTCATTGTCGGTTCAAGAGTTCCATCAACTTATCGAGCAGGCCTTCGGCGAAGCTCCTCGCCAGCATCCAGGTGTTTATTGCGATCCGCAGAAGCTGCAGAGCGAACTTTTTGGGTAGTGTTTTATCGATCTCTGAAGCGAAGATTAGCCGACGGGCGTTAGCCCCGGTTATCACACCGAAACCATGGCTAACGCCCGTCGGCTAATCCAAACTTCAGATGATGACGAAGCCCAAAGCACCCAGCCGGATCATCTTCCTTTTTCAGCGACAAAGAATCGATGGTTGAAAAGTTCCATCTCGGTGATGGCGTCTTTCGTGCGGGAAACGTACGTCCCTACCGTCCGCGTCCGAATGATCCTGTTCATCGACCACTCAATATCTTCTCGACCAATCCCGGCGACTCGTCGCTGGACGGGTCACGTGTCGTTGCACGCGTTCCCTACGAGGAATTGAAACCCGGTCCGGTTGGGCATTACTTCGAAGTCATCGGAGATGATTACTCGACCACCAGCTCCGAGTCACCGCTGAATTTGAACGACCCGCG includes:
- a CDS encoding caspase family protein is translated as MSHRPDYRSSASGFFASPPAVDPATINALRRHVINLNFGQLSSSGGFTSSRQTVAEIFQEHLPRWIHHRRDEGPHRVVLYAHGGLTSEGWGLHTAAHQYRWWLENGVYPVFFVWETGLLETIWQLISGGERYLPQMQRAARAGWFDNLKDQAIEAVARRLGGRRIWAGMKQSAERTFAADDSDGRYVLRLISDLVDANDDSNQVELHGVGHSAGSIFLTHAIAAASEMRNAQQFGRFRSAHFLAPAMTCELFNQKLAGNIGADKIVEKLCLFTMRDELERVDPTMGPYSQSLLYLVHEALEIDKHEPLLGLERSLRESADLAKLFKLAKPPSDKIRTTEVVFSDTSMASPYGDQPVPLTHRSESRTHGGFDNDPATMQSVIRRIKGVRFDHSVTRFPDDRGVRGANVLPRSASLFQQPDSNCDCSDPPAPTPAPGPDKNPSPPSLQGTRKALCIGIDEYQQHPLGGCVNDMRTWASALQQHDFDVDCLVNAHATREAIIKRMENLITSSRSGDSIVVQFAGHGTQVPDIDGDEAGGQFTQGFDEALVPYDYLERRVVLDDEIGELCRQTPNGVTLTLIFDCCHSGTATRMFMNQSVALNAGERARFIDPAYFVSRKAVIGTRKAVISTRKAVIGTRDYKIGTRDYSNERYLAPGTRSAEDAYQGASEVLFTACRSDEVALESNGQGEFTRRAVAVLNQAGSLSVQEFHQLIEQAFGEAPRQHPGVYCDPQKLQSELFG